A section of the Leishmania panamensis strain MHOM/PA/94/PSC-1 chromosome 3 sequence genome encodes:
- a CDS encoding hypothetical protein (TriTrypDB/GeneDB-style sysID: LpmP.03.0280), translating into MPASTASSCLTYPLNAADAAAITTDGGSDNDASTPPSAVLATAEVNGTDKPIELGGRWTAVRDTRDERAPPRVTGTVKSETALANLLALCLDRIHRLEERQARGEALQNRLDTSLHAPLTQAHREQQQQQQQQQQSSGPAAVEEHRAHGAGDANSSEAYDGECNEPYHRSRQTTNNSHNNCDRATAAATSTAALKSHSQQRRRQHGADEPAYSLGSPTPADAAAPTASTSGKGREEDDALTKNGAGSQHHHHESLGAVPSLSPASLANTKWKEVSSGAGAGIGGGCARAIFSTTSSSSHCNTLTASVVVASDSTNEPPMVSHLGASLGVCRLRQSSLVTVLRPTHTSQAEAHAIAAAADTLSTPVQVSSGNATAASTLISAGVSSTPASATPMSGLAWAVPMVLLSSSENSCCSTPVEFHMSIRPPSQQQQHSPTQPSAEEERPSCLSGPLAERAVEAAYDRPDVTSSAHQEQQRGSRQHLRSPLTQVPPLIDHPQQQQAQLHPQTLHRNSEECEARESASSRVSPTATRGSGSTTASSAAYTGAELDAFYQALSTPRPGTPFFTSSGSAAATGSRATVTAPRKVPFPPGTDNTTAINELFAQTVLNTMDVTSIKENFTTLVHSVHEEQEKRHRFQRRVGSAVKELFRRVLAMSSMVSRLQRRVRQLESGAGSDGAAEAADWHHHHSSHRERRGTDNNRSAGVSDQNEDGATFDGDIDNSGSERHERFCASLSTASVATSRSRRASSYRRSIGDRSGNARYAVVAVPFSSSGSLSVGCERVPPAGRSPRLSSLTTQCLTGVARGEAMRSRGGAATTGTATNTPAVDGVDIAWMAPATVTPCVSAATGASVGPLPLAGSTVPPKMISSSTSLHSSITNTTTATTTTTSRAASAMLVPQSVVSSLASAPQQERTPLPLWLPPMMLDANTTASRSGAVTNKSPIVPSLSITDARLDMTSSLHASTTEDERAAPAAATATGRGSAGTCAESANSWATPDGNGGGSDRAWQPPEVYTKHHDNEKVTETLEEQSRIALPPQQQQRRRDLFGGPSAPSPVPPSTSSRRRRHKRNVHQAASTARAVTVVPIPIVSGSQHSFPSARHLSVPLPPPPPTTTTTSSRTSPACASAGTSSAAAAAATAGQAPPNIQLTPEKAAACHSSSGTTGVASQRLFNALHSEHRGGAVAEVRTALDAAAEVSDGCLKSTPRVGVRGGRSVVCATHQSDGSATDVGNTETTAIADSPAASSASCVSPHTLTGSVASLARCASSAATATTLARLANKPATAGPRQRQQRRGASMAKEPPGWRQARQPRGAFISSLAATPRSDAARRSNVGENTCSTYAKREDKNEAAEVELMDTAGGIPLQSCASLPTWRNAAISASPTHSSSDRSRSLHPQRSLLSSWLQSPPVRVATAAGGDDKTILRSPATPASITAILAGGEGLCQCSAGPHQSHSSSGSFVSTPQRWLNAQLGHSLAPATAVGAEGMSFSSPRERLSPMQPVHPVAVAHHPQQQQLLQTTATAHQARKWTSTRLLSSATVSGVLPSVPLAASAQSASNVFRTRAIPLSPSMAHPASVASPVVTDISASPAVGGTDGSGVTAGHLSARLAQPMSPLSSTSRLKQCHHPHPTQVLHLSTSTSSSNTMSTSLAAPYTLPPMLPQDHPPKLAYAQSDDASVLSQHAVVRPRSAAAAALMQTANTLPSGVVSPPSSSWSPRLTPLSTSRLTKPVSSAAASAMSVSSKSMRSGYEAETSARAPVTPDGKTQKPSNAAKVSGKGAQGLSSSPPTGCDGKAAARRVVTQQPKPRSSSLLAHGPCLSPLKRTPDPSHLHERWLQTPSSTRARGSSRRPRAGLPPPLSVETLSDASGSAPPVPNVGTTQMTYVDRDTAKGDIGHGGGQLCCTGDTLHC; encoded by the coding sequence ATGCCTGCCTCAACAGCCAGCAGCTGTCTGACGTACCCGCTAAAcgccgctgatgccgctgccatcacgactgacggcggcagcgacaatgACGCCTCTACCCCACCCAGTGCTGTCCTCGCCACAGCCGAGGTCAATGGCACCGATAAGCCCATCGAGCTGGGGGGTAGATGGACGGCTGTGCGAGACACCAGGGATGagcgcgcacctcctcgggTCACTGGCACAGTAAAGTCTGAAACGGCGCTAGCAAACCTCCTCGCTCTGTGCCTCGACCGCATTCACCGCCTTGAAGAGCGTCAAGCGCGcggagaggcgctgcagaacAGGCTCGATACTTCCCTACACGCGCCGCttacacaggcacacagagagcagcagcagcagcagcagcagcagcagcagtcatcTGGCCCAGCAGCTGTAGAAGAGCACCGCGCTCACGGTGCAGGAGATGCGAACAGCAGCGAAGCATACGATGGTGAGTGTAACGAGCCGTATCATCGCAGCCGCCAGACCACCAACAACAGCCACAACAATTGTGATcgagcaacagcggcagcgacatcaACAGCGGCATTGAAGTCgcactcgcagcagcgccgccgccagcacggcGCAGACGAGCCGGCCTATTCTTTGGGGTCGCCGACGCCGGcagacgcagctgcacccaCTGCAAGCACATccgggaagggaagagaagaggatgaCGCCCTCACAAAGAACGGCGCTGGAAGCCAACATCACCACCACGAGAGCCTTGGCGCTGTTCCTTCGCTGTCCCCTGCTAGCCTTGCTAACACCAAGTGGAAGGAGGTGAGCAGTGGTGCCGGTGCAGGTATCGGAGGCGGATGTGCGCGTGCTATCTTCTCCACGACTTCCTCCAGCAGCCACTGCAATACACTCACAGCATCGGTGGTGGTAGCGAGTGACAGCACCAACGAGCCGCCGATGGTGTCGCACTTGGGCGCCTCTCTCGGCGTCTGTCGCCTGCGGCAGAGCTCCCTCGTCACTGTTCTCCGTCCAACGCACACGTCGCAAGCGGAGGCAcacgccatcgctgccgccgccgacacgTTGTCCACACCCGTGCAGGTCTCCTCTGGTAATGCCACCGCAGCGTCAACGTTGATCTCTGCTGGTgtcagcagcacccctgCAAGCGCCACGCCAATGAGCGGCTTAGCATGGGCAGTACCAATGGTACTGCTCTCTTCATCAGAGAACTCGTGCTGCTCCACACCGGTGGAATTCCACATGTCGATTCGTCCGCcatctcagcagcagcaacactcCCCCACGCAGCCatcggcggaggaggagaggccaTCGTGTCTCAGCGGGCCCCTAGCAGAGCGCGCTGTCGAGGCCGCATATGATAGGCCAGACGTTACTTCTTCAGCGCatcaggagcagcagcgtggcagcCGACAGCACCTACGCTCGCCGCTCACGCAGGTGCCACCCCTCATCGATCacccccagcagcagcaagcgcaGCTCCATCCACAGACACTCCATCGAAACAGTGAGGAGTGCGAGGCCCGCGAGTCCGCTTCTTCGAGGGTTTCCCCCACGGCTACACGCGGTTCCGGCAGTACCACGGCCAGCTCCGCCGCATACACCGGAGCTGAGCTGGACGCATTCTACCAGGCGCTGAGCACCCCCCGCCCTGGCACACctttcttcacctcctcagGCTCAGCAGCCGCCACTGGCAGCCGAGCGACCGTGACGGCGCCTCGTAAGGTGCCGTTCCCTCCCGGTACGGACAATACCACCGCCATCAATGAGTTGTTCGCCCAGACGGTGCTGAACACGATGGATGTGACGAGTATAAAGGAGAACTTCACGACCCTCGTGCACAGCGTGCAtgaggagcaggagaagcggcATCGCTTTCAGCGACGCGTAGGGTCAGCCGTCAAGGAGCTGTTTCGACGAGTCCTGGCCATGTCGTCCATGGTGTcacggctgcagcggagagTGCGGCAGCTAGAGTCGGGggcaggcagcgatggcgccgctgaGGCTGCAGACTGgcatcaccaccacagcagccaccgcgAGCGTCGTGGTACGGACAACAACAGGAGCGCCGGCGTCAGTGACCAGAACGAAGACGGCGCTACTTTCGATGGTGACATCGACAACAGTGGGAGCGAGCGGCACGAACGCTTCTGCGCGTCCCTCTCGACGGCCTCTGTGGCCACCTCGCGTAGCCGCAGAGCCAGCAGTTATAGGCGCAGTATCGGTGACCGCTCGGGGAACGCCAGGTACGCGGTCGTCGCGGTGCCGTTCTCCTCGTCTGGGTCACTCTCGGTTGGATGTGAGCGCGTCCCGCCGGCGGGTCGTTCGCCGCGGCTTTCATCGCTCACCACGCAGTGCTTGACGGGCGTGGCGCGCGGCGAGGCCATGCGGagccgcggtggtgctgctacCACGGGCACAGCCACCAACACACCAGCAGTCGATGGCGTGGACATCGCGTGGATGGCACCAGCCACAGTCACACCGTGTGTGAGTGCAGCAACTGGTGCCTCTGTGGGACCGCTACCTTTGGCAGGCAGTACGGTCCCTCCCAAGATGATCTCCAGCAGTACGTCCCTCCATTCCTCAATCACCAATACCACAACGGctacgacgacgacgacatcaCGAGCAGCCAGCGCGATGTTGGTGCCGCAGTCGGTGGTGTCATCCTTGGCGAGTGCGCCACAGCAGGAGCGCACGCCTTTGCCGCTGTGGTTGCCGCCCATGATGCTGGACGCCAACACTACAGCGAGTAGGAGCGGCGCCGTCACTAATAAGTCACCCATCGTGCCGTCGCTTTCGATAACGGACGCGCGGCTTGACATGACGTCATCCCTGCACGCGAGCACCACCGAGGACGAACGTGCTgctccggcggcagcgacggcgacgggccgtggcagcgctggcaccTGCGCAGAGAGTGCAAACAGTTGGGCAACTCCTGACGGCAACGGGGGTGGTAGCGATCGTGCATGGCAGCCGCCAGAGGTGTACACTAAACACCATGACAACGAGAAGGTCACGgagacgctggaggagcagtCGCGTATCGCGCTAccgccacagcaacaacagcgtCGCCGCGACCTATTCGGTGGGCCGTCCGCTCCATCGCCGGTTCCGCCATCCACCTCCtcacggcgccgccgacacAAACGCAACGTGCATCAAGCAGCCTCCACAGCAAGGGCCGTGACAGTGGTGCCAATACCCATCGTCAGCGGGTCCCAGCACTCTTTCCCGAGTGCGCGGCACTTAtccgtgccgctgccgccgccgccgccgaccaccaccaccacctcgtcgCGTACGAGCCCCGCGTGTGCCTCAGCAGGCAcgagctctgctgctgctgctgctgctactgctggcCAGGCACCCCCTAACATTCAACTAACGCCAGAGAAGGCTGCTGCGTGTCACAGCAGTAGCGGTACCACCGGCGTGGCATCGCAGCGCCTGTTCAATGCCCTGCACAGCGAGCACCGCGgaggcgccgtcgccgaggTGAGGACAGCCTtggacgccgccgctgaagTCAGTGACGGCTGCCTCAAGAGCACACCGCGCGttggtgtgcgtggtggGCGAAGCGTTGTCTGCGCCACGCACCAAAGTGACGGTAGTGCCACCGATGTCGGCAATACAGAGACCACTGCCATCGCCGactctcctgcagcgtcgtCGGCGTCCTGCGTTTCCCCACACACCCTGACCGGTTCAGTTGCCAGTCTTGCGCGCTGCGCGTCGAgcgcggcgacagcgacgacgctggCTCGGCTGGCAAACAAACCGGCAACAGCCGGGCCACGacaacggcagcaacggAGAGGAGCCAGCATGGCAAAGGAGCCACCCGGGTGGCGAcaggcgaggcagccgcggGGCGCCTTTATCTCTTCCCTCGCCGCCACAccccgcagcgacgcagctcGCCGCAGCAATGTGGGAGAGAACACCTGCAGTACGTACGCGAAGCGCGAGGACAAGAACGAGGCTGCTGAAGTGGAGTTGATGGACACGGCGGGTGGCATTCCCCTGCAAAGCTGCGCAAGTCTCCCCACATGGCGCAACGCGGCCATCAGCGCATCAcccacgcacagcagcagcgatcgaAGCCGCAGCTTGCATCCTCAGCGCAGTCTACTATCGTCGTGGCTACAGAGCCCTCCTGTTCGGGTGGCAACCGCCGCGGGCGGTGACGACAAGACCATCCTGCGGAGTCCCGCCACACCGGCCAGTATCACTGCCATCCTCGCCGGTGGTGAGGGGCTATGCCAATGCTCTGCTGGCCCACATCAGTCCCATAGCAGCAGTGGTAGCTTTGTTTCCACACCGCAACGGTGGCTGAACGCGCAGCTCGGCCATTCCCTAGCCCCCGCCACCGCAGTCGGCGCGGAAGGGATGAGCTTCTCCTCGCCTAGGGAACGGCTCAGCCCGATGCAGCCCGTTCATCccgtcgctgtcgcgcatcatccccagcagcagcagctgctgcagacgacTGCCACCGCTCACCAGGCGAGGAAGTGGACCTCGACTCGGTTGCTGTCGTCGGCCACGGTGTCGGGGGTTCTGCCATCCGTCCCACTGGCGGCGTCTGCTCAGTCTGCCAGCAACGTCTTCCGCACCAGGGCgattcccctctcccccagtATGGCCCACCCGGCCTCGGTGGCGTCGCCCGTAGTAACTGACATCTCCgcgtcgccggcggtggGTGGTactgatggcagcggcgtgaCCGCTGGTCACCTTTCGGCACGCCTCGCGCAGCCCATGTCGCCGCTCTCATCGACGAGCCGTCTCAAGCagtgccaccacccacaccccactCAGGTCTTGCAcctcagcaccagcaccagcagcagcaacaccatGAGCACCTCCCTCGCGGCACCGTACACGCTGCCTCCCATGCTACCGCAGGACCACCCACCGAAGCTAGCGTATGCGCAATCTGATGACGCGTCGGTGCTCTCGCAGCATGCAGTCGTGCGCCCCCgtagcgccgccgcagccgccctCATGCAGACGGCGAATACGCTACCAAGCGGGGTCGTGTCCCCGCCCTCGTCGTCGTGGTCGCCGCGCCTGACACCCTTGAGTACTTCGAGGCTCACCAAGCCAGtgtcctcagcagcagcatcagcaatGTCAGTGTCATCGAAGTCGATGCGATCAGGCTACGAGGCTGAAACTTCGGCAAGGGCACCCGTGACCCCGGACGGAAAGACACAGAAGCCGAGCAACGCTGCCAAGGTCAGTGGAAAGGGAGCGCAGGGGCTGTCAAGCTCGCCTCCTACGGGCTGCGATGGTAAGGCTGCGGCAAGACGTGtcgtgacgcagcagccaaAGCCACGctcgtcctctctcctgGCCCACGGCCCGTGCTTAAGCCCCCTGAAACGGACACCTGATCCCAGCCACCTCCACGAGCGGTGGCTGCAAACACCGAGCTCTACGCGTGCCAGAGGTAGcagtcgtcgtcctcgcgcCGGtctaccgccgccgctgtctgtGGAGACTCTCTCCGACGCGTCCGGCTCCGCGCCGCCTGTGCCCAACGTGGGAACAACCCAAATGACGTACGTCGACAGAGACACCGCGAAGGGCGATATAGGCCACGGTGGGGGgcagctgtgctgcactGGTGATACTCTTCACTGTTGA